In Paeniglutamicibacter kerguelensis, one genomic interval encodes:
- a CDS encoding D-alanyl-D-alanine carboxypeptidase family protein yields the protein MRKHLKIPALLATATLSLTMGFAAAPASASASAQSLAPASLTLTPQLAKKPAPPRNPKKFNVLVNKTYPLAPKTYAPKTTTIPGTNGIRLQTTTATAYKKLAAAAKKDGVKIKLTSGYRSYSSQKKIVDQYTRWYGPTKALSLAAKPGTSEHQTGLSLDVGNFNKACALQDCFENTPVGKWMAKNAPKYGFVLRYPKGQQNVTGYSYEPWHFRYVGTTQARTMAKKKSKTLEHYYGVASTPKTTTKPVTSVKPSTKTATQNVNLRKSATTASESLTVVKKSTKVRLTGKASGVWVQVKVGTRTGWMSSQYLR from the coding sequence ATGCGAAAACACCTTAAGATTCCGGCCCTGCTGGCGACCGCCACGCTCTCGTTGACCATGGGCTTCGCCGCCGCCCCGGCATCGGCGTCGGCGTCGGCACAATCATTGGCGCCCGCGTCGTTGACGCTGACCCCGCAGCTGGCCAAGAAGCCGGCCCCGCCGCGGAACCCGAAGAAGTTCAACGTGCTGGTCAACAAGACCTACCCGCTGGCCCCCAAGACGTACGCCCCGAAGACCACGACGATCCCGGGAACGAACGGCATCCGCCTGCAAACCACAACCGCAACCGCCTACAAGAAGCTTGCTGCGGCGGCCAAAAAGGACGGTGTGAAAATCAAGCTCACCTCCGGATACCGCTCGTACTCCTCCCAAAAGAAGATCGTTGACCAGTACACCCGCTGGTACGGACCGACGAAGGCGCTGAGCCTCGCCGCCAAGCCGGGTACCTCGGAGCACCAGACCGGGCTGAGCCTCGACGTCGGAAACTTCAACAAGGCCTGCGCCCTGCAGGACTGCTTCGAAAACACGCCTGTGGGCAAATGGATGGCCAAGAACGCACCGAAGTACGGCTTTGTGCTGCGCTACCCCAAGGGACAGCAAAATGTGACCGGTTACTCCTACGAGCCGTGGCATTTCCGCTACGTCGGCACCACGCAGGCCCGCACCATGGCCAAGAAGAAGTCCAAGACGCTCGAGCACTACTACGGTGTGGCCAGCACCCCGAAGACGACCACCAAGCCGGTGACGTCCGTCAAGCCGTCCACCAAGACCGCCACCCAAAACGTGAACCTGCGCAAGAGCGCCACGACCGCCTCCGAGTCGCTGACCGTGGTCAAGAAAAGCACCAAGGTCAGGCTGACTGGCAAGGCCTCCGGGGTATGGGTCCAGGTGAAGGTCGGAACCAGGACCGGCTGGATGAGCTCGCAGTACCTGCGCTGA
- a CDS encoding DUF4287 domain-containing protein: protein MSDAPKGPKSYFPSIESKYGQPIEHWMNLLNAVAGKKHLEQVNWLKSEHGIGHGHANALVHVYRAEHQH, encoded by the coding sequence ATGAGTGATGCACCCAAGGGACCCAAGTCCTATTTCCCGTCGATCGAGTCGAAATACGGCCAGCCGATCGAACATTGGATGAACCTTTTGAATGCGGTTGCCGGAAAGAAACACCTGGAGCAGGTCAACTGGTTGAAATCCGAACACGGCATCGGCCACGGGCATGCCAACGCGCTGGTCCACGTCTACCGGGCCGAACACCAGCACTAA